Genomic DNA from Ruminococcus sp. OA3:
GGCAGATGTTGTAGAAAACGGCAGCTGCGCTGTAAACATGGTGCTGAACAATCCTCCTTTCTATTATGATCTTGTATTTATGGATGTTCAAATGCCAGTGATGAACGGTTTTGAGGCGACAGAAAAAATCCGGGCTTCAGGGAAAGAGGGAATCGGGGAACTTCCGATTATCGCTATGACGGCAGATGCATTTCCCGAAGATGTAAAAAAGACAAGGCAGGCGGGGATGAATGGGCATATGGCGAAACCGATCGAAATAGACCGCCTGAGAAAGGTATTGGAATACTGTGTTCAGTGGAAAAACAAAAATCGCCGGTCAACAGAGAACTTTTATTATGACACCAGCAAATAGAACAGAGAAGTAACGGGAATTCAGCCAGGCTGCTGCAAAGTGGATATTAAGAAATATTATCCGCTTTGCAGCTTTCATTATTCACTTGGGAAAAAGAAACCATTTTCAAGTTCGTAGTAATACATACTGATCAGTTTCGTGGAAATCATCAGATACAACCGTTCATCCGGATCATCCAGGTTCAAATGAAGCATTTCCTGAATTCGGCACAGGCGCTGATAAAAGGTATTGCGGTGAATATAAAGCAGATTGGCTGCTGTCACTGCGTTACAGTTATTTTTCACATAAGTCTCCAGAGTATTTAAAAGCTCCGTCCCATTTTTAACGTCATACCTGTGCAGTTCCACCAGCCCGGGATGACAGAGATGTCGTGGCGGCAGACGACTGGAACCAAAATGCATAAAATACTGAAGTGCATACTCGGAAAAATTGTAGCACCATATTGTGGGATTGTACAGTTTACCCATATCATAGGCACAACAGGCCTGCTGAAAATAAATTGGAGTTGTCTCAAAATTCCAATATTTAAAGCTGACACCGGCTTTCATCAGGCCATCGCGCAGCAACAGACTGATCCTCCGCTGAATATCAAAATAGGGACATTTTGACCGGTCCAGGTTCACGATTGCTACCACGCGTTCATTGTAAGGGAACACAACGCAGGCGGAGAACAGGCTTTCCAGCTTCAGACAAAAGGTACTGATATATTTGGGATTACGCTGTTCTGTCAGGCTGTGCATGGAGATACAGCAACAGGTATCCTCCATGTCCCATCCCACAGCATCCAGCTGATTTTGCAATTCGATTCTGCTCAGCCTCGTTCCCTCCAGCATGGACTGAATCACGGCGGACAGGCTGTCCGGTACGAAAGATTTCAGTGTGGAGTTCTCAAAACTCATCAACACATAGTGGTTAAGATATCCAATCACTTCTACGATGCTTATGTCAAGCGGTATATCCATCTCAAATACCACAAGGATATAATCCTTCCTGCCGTCCATGGTACAGATCAAATTATAAGGCAGACGGTCATCCCTGAGCAGGACTGCCCCCTCTATAAAATCCTCTGCCGTCTCCGTATAGACCAGATTCAGCTGATTGATAAAATCTGTGGGAAGCAGCCGCATGCCGGTAACAGGGTCCAGTTCCCAGTCCATCAGGTTCTGGGCATTTTCTGAAATATAGTGAACCCGCAGAAAGCTGTCAAATACAACAAGCGGCAACTTTACAAAACTACAGATCAGGTTACAGAGAAGGTGCGGTGCTATATCCTTTATAATACTGCTTTTCAGATTTTCATCAAAAATATCGTAGGTTTGAAAGATATGCAGCACTGCATTCAGCACGACTGGAAAACGATGATCGTCCACACAGATATAATCCACCTGCGCATTTTGAAAATAATCCTCCGGGATCTGACCCGAGATAATAAGGGAGGCATGGGATTGAAATTTCCAGCGAACAGGAAGCCGCCTTGCCTCTGCAACATAGAGAACCTGAGGTTCCGGCGCTGTACTGGTGAGCATGGCTGCGCTTCTTAAATTTGCATGGCGTTCAAAAACGGACTGTGATCCTGTAAGAGAAAACTGCTTTGCCAGCTCGTGCCGGACAATATTCATACTCAGATACACCCTGTATTCCTCCTGCCCCGTATATTTTTGACACTACAATTATTTTTCCATACCGGCCCTTTCCCGGGCATATTTCTTTGAACTGTATTCAAAGATTTCAGTGGTAACAGCCGTATACACCATAGGAGTCAGTGCCTTAAATGCCAGGATCAGTCCCCCGCCTTCCCCCAGCGTATCGATTACCTGACGCACATAGCCCCGCACTTCTTCCTCTGTAATCTCGGGGTTCTGAAGTACATAGGGATCCAAAGTAAACTGAATTGCCAGATTATTTCCGTATTTTTGCTTTACTGTCTTCAGATCATTCATACCCTGTGCTTCCCAGAAATGAAACCCCAGTTCTACCATATAAGGTACCAGAGTTTCTGTTTTTCCACAGCTGTGGCAGTCCCAGTACAGTCCCAGCTCATGAACCTTATCAGCGATTCTCTTCATGGGTGGTAGAAGCAGTTTTTCAAAAACAGACGGTGCCATAAAAGTACTGATCTGGGTTCCCCAGTCATCAGAATTAATCAGCAGGTCAAAGGGAGCCCACTCTCGGACAAGTTTCTCCAGAAGAGCAATTTTATAATCGGCCACTGCTTCAAAGAACTCTGCCGCATCCTCCGGTTCCTCCAGAAGCCAGCTCAAGGCTTCTTCAGCCGTACACAGGGAGAGCAGCCGTTCAAACAGGCCATCCTGCATCACATAACCGGTAATCTTATGGGGATCTGTTTTGGTCCTGGCCTCCTGTGACCCCACAGTGAAATCCATCTGATTCAGATCTGGAAATCTTAGTTTCTCTCTCCACTGGGAAGGTTTTTCCATTATGAATGTATCGGGTGTCACCATCTGGCCGCCTACCTGATCCACATATGTCCAACTTACCCCGAACCAGTCTTTTCCATCTGTGCCAAAAGCAGGGCGGTCGAGGTCATGGGGACAGAAGGTCATATCGTTATCAATGTCCTTCATAGGAACCCAATAGGGAAGCTTATGTTCCATACAGAGCTTATAGTTTTCCTTTTGGGAAATGGGATATGGAAACTCGTGCAGCGCACATGGCTGAGGTACCATTCGAGATTCGATGATAAAATTTTTTTTTCTGTTAGTCATAAGTATTCCTCGCTTTCTGTCATGATAGATATAATGACAGGCATTACGCTTGCGGCATAAACCCGAGGTGTTTCTAGTTTTATTTAAGCACGGCGGCTTTAAAATGTCAAACCATCGGCTGTCGCTGAGTTTCTGTTTTGCGCAGAAAATACGGTTGATTCCGTGTACAGCCTGTACATAAAAAACGATTCCGTTATAAATTATAATAGGTATACTTCCTTCTTTTTCGGAATCTGAATGTACACTCTGCACATGTTCAGAAAAAAATAAGTCACATTGTGAATATTTCATAATTTTAGA
This window encodes:
- a CDS encoding PucR family transcriptional regulator, which codes for MYLSMNIVRHELAKQFSLTGSQSVFERHANLRSAAMLTSTAPEPQVLYVAEARRLPVRWKFQSHASLIISGQIPEDYFQNAQVDYICVDDHRFPVVLNAVLHIFQTYDIFDENLKSSIIKDIAPHLLCNLICSFVKLPLVVFDSFLRVHYISENAQNLMDWELDPVTGMRLLPTDFINQLNLVYTETAEDFIEGAVLLRDDRLPYNLICTMDGRKDYILVVFEMDIPLDISIVEVIGYLNHYVLMSFENSTLKSFVPDSLSAVIQSMLEGTRLSRIELQNQLDAVGWDMEDTCCCISMHSLTEQRNPKYISTFCLKLESLFSACVVFPYNERVVAIVNLDRSKCPYFDIQRRISLLLRDGLMKAGVSFKYWNFETTPIYFQQACCAYDMGKLYNPTIWCYNFSEYALQYFMHFGSSRLPPRHLCHPGLVELHRYDVKNGTELLNTLETYVKNNCNAVTAANLLYIHRNTFYQRLCRIQEMLHLNLDDPDERLYLMISTKLISMYYYELENGFFFPSE
- a CDS encoding uroporphyrinogen decarboxylase family protein, whose translation is MTNRKKNFIIESRMVPQPCALHEFPYPISQKENYKLCMEHKLPYWVPMKDIDNDMTFCPHDLDRPAFGTDGKDWFGVSWTYVDQVGGQMVTPDTFIMEKPSQWREKLRFPDLNQMDFTVGSQEARTKTDPHKITGYVMQDGLFERLLSLCTAEEALSWLLEEPEDAAEFFEAVADYKIALLEKLVREWAPFDLLINSDDWGTQISTFMAPSVFEKLLLPPMKRIADKVHELGLYWDCHSCGKTETLVPYMVELGFHFWEAQGMNDLKTVKQKYGNNLAIQFTLDPYVLQNPEITEEEVRGYVRQVIDTLGEGGGLILAFKALTPMVYTAVTTEIFEYSSKKYARERAGMEK